One window of the Salvia miltiorrhiza cultivar Shanhuang (shh) chromosome 6, IMPLAD_Smil_shh, whole genome shotgun sequence genome contains the following:
- the LOC130989604 gene encoding probable WRKY transcription factor 4, with protein sequence MGETSVEDAAAAKPKPTIVVPPRGSMVESLFTSGLGAMGFSPGPMTLVSSFFSDQGPFSFSQLLAGAIASPKLRDYANEESWGDSSENCKTSDDAGFKRNRPMTLVVAPPESLSPPFMLPPGLTPSGLLNSPGFLSPLQSPFGMSHQQALAHVTAQAAFSQSYMQMHAELQRSPADTSTEALVSHSSPSPSETLTEQINSEPRQLESSKIESSEVSQSDKKAAYVTTGDKPASDGYNWRKYGQKHVKASECPRSYYKCTYANCPVKKKVERSHDGRVSEIVYKGEHNHLPPQSNKRKKDTSVALDREVNNVDENVQELQNDETEEGPVIVIDDENDDEPLAKRRSSDEGQSVPASSHQTITESKIVVQTRSEVDLLDDGYKWRKYGQKVVKGNPHPRSYYRCTYAGCSVRKQVERSSADPKAVITSYEGKHSHKIPAGKYMSGPAANAQMQRVTAKAPSISREMEFGNQAPITLLLKEEEIAV encoded by the exons ATGGGCGAGACGAGTGTCGAAGATGCAGCGGCAGCCAAGCCCAAGCCAACAATCGTGGTGCCGCCACGCGGCTCCATGGTGGAGTCCCTATTCACCAGCGGGCTGGGCGCTATGGGCTTCAGCCCGGGCCCGATGACCTTGGTCTCCAGCTTCTTCTCCGATCAGGGCCCCTTTTCTTTCTCTCAGCTCTTGGCCGGCGCCATTGCTTCCCCCAAGCTCCGCGATTACGCCAATGAAGAGAGCTGGGGCGATTCCTCTGAGAACTGCAAAACTAGCGACGACGCCGGCTTCAAGCGGAACAGGCCCATGACTCTGGTGGTGGCGCCGCCGGAGAGCTTGAGCCCTCCTTTCATGCTGCCGCCGGGGCTGACCCCCTCTGGTTTGCTCAACTCGCCTGGCTTCCTATCCCCACTTCAG AGCCCTTTTGGAATGTCCCACCAACAAGCACTGGCGCACGTAACAGCTCAGGCCGCGTTTTCCCAATCTTATATGCAGATGCACGCGGAGCTTCAGCGCTCGCCTGCAGATACCTCCACAGAAGCATTGGTTAGCCACTCGTCCCCTTCACCGAGTGAGACCTTGACGGAGCAGATCAATTCAGAGCCAAGGCAGCTGGAGAGTTCTAAAATCGAGTCTTCTGAAGTTTCTCAATCTGATAAAAAAGCAGCTTATGTTACCACCGGTGATAAGCCAGCAAGCGATGGTTACAACTGGAGGAAATACGGGCAGAAGCACGTCAAGGCCAGTGAGTGCCCCCGGAGCTACTATAAATGTACGTATGCAAATTGCCCCGTGAAGAAGAAGGTAGAACGGTCGCATGATGGCCGTGTATCTGAGATTGTATATAAAGGAGAACACAACCACCTCCCGCCCCAATCAAATAAACGGAAAAAGGATACTTCTGTGGCGTTGGATAGAGAGGTGAACAATGTAGATGAGAATGTACAGGAATTGCAGAATGATGAAACGGAAGAAGGCCCTGTGATAGTAATAGATGACGAGAATGATGATGAGCCGCTTGCTAAAAGGAG GAGCTCGGATGAGGGGCAATCCGTGCCGGCTTCATCACATCAAACTATTACAGAATCTAAGATTGTCGTCCAGACAAGAAGTGAAGTTGATCTTTTAGACGATGGATACAAATGGAGAAAATATGGTCAGAAAGTGGTCAAAGGGAATCCTCATCCAAG GAGCTACTACAGGTGCACATACGCGGGATGCAGTGTTCGCAAACAGGTTGAGAGATCTTCGGCAGACCCCAAAGCTGTGATAACCTCGTACGAGGGGAAGCACAGCCACAAAATCCCAGCTGGAAAATACATGAGCGGGCCTGCTGCCAATGCTCAGATGCAAAGGGTAACGGCTAAGGCGCCTTCGATCAGTAGAGAAATGGAGTTTGGGAACCAAGCTCCGATCACTCTACTTCTGAAAGAAGAAGAGATTGCAGTTTGA